The following proteins come from a genomic window of Flavobacteriaceae bacterium MAR_2010_188:
- a CDS encoding Uncharacterized conserved protein, DUF885 familyt translates to MESKQRIKSRRYYWECLTNPTKMKLSKLCIVLFILVNISCQNEEGKTKDSDNLKSIIDEYQDYEGYDKAKYPLGLYTEEYYSAQADFAQSHLEKLNKIEVKDLSDSEKISVELLKFELQDNIDYFKFKRFLNPLLSDSGFHSSLNYEVRPFSNYKDVKNYLNKLNAIPVMVDQHFVNLRKGLDEGLSQPLVIFRGYESTYNDHIVDSFENSYFYSPFKNLPDDLSDKERDSVLLAAKNAIDQNVTPQFVRIKDFFESEYYPKTRTTLGVSETQGGKEYYQNRINYYTTSTDYTADKIHQIGLDEVARIKSEMEKIIAELGYKGSFEDFFKFLRTDKQFYAKTPKELLMLARDIAKRVDAQLPKYFKTLPRKPYGVAPVPDAIAPKYTGGRYVGTSANSTEPGYYWVNTYDLPSRTLYTLPALTVHEAVPGHHLQGSLNNELGDKIPKFRRNLYLSAYGEGWGLYCEYLADDMGMYTTPYEKFGQLTYEMWRACRLVVDTGIHAKGWTREQVVDYMTANTALSLHEINTETDRYISWPGQALSYKIGELKIRELRKKAEKELDTNFNIREFHEVVLGEGTVTLSILEKRVNDYIEKALNKAKK, encoded by the coding sequence ATGGAAAGCAAACAGAGGATAAAATCTAGAAGATATTATTGGGAATGTTTGACTAATCCAACCAAAATGAAACTTTCAAAATTATGTATCGTCCTTTTTATTCTTGTCAATATTAGTTGTCAAAACGAAGAGGGAAAGACTAAGGATTCCGATAATCTAAAGTCGATTATTGATGAATATCAAGACTACGAAGGTTATGATAAAGCGAAGTATCCTTTAGGGCTTTATACTGAAGAATATTACAGTGCGCAGGCCGACTTTGCCCAAAGTCATTTAGAAAAACTCAATAAGATTGAGGTTAAGGATTTATCAGATAGTGAAAAGATCTCGGTTGAACTTTTGAAGTTTGAGCTTCAAGATAACATAGATTATTTCAAATTTAAGAGATTTTTGAACCCACTTTTGTCGGATTCTGGTTTTCATAGTAGTCTTAATTACGAAGTTAGGCCCTTCTCTAACTACAAAGACGTAAAGAATTATTTGAATAAATTGAATGCTATTCCCGTAATGGTGGACCAGCATTTCGTTAATCTTAGAAAAGGTTTGGATGAAGGTCTTTCTCAGCCTTTAGTGATTTTTAGAGGTTATGAATCTACCTATAACGACCATATAGTTGATAGTTTTGAAAACAGTTATTTCTATTCTCCTTTTAAAAATTTACCAGATGATTTAAGTGATAAAGAACGAGATTCGGTTCTCTTAGCCGCTAAAAATGCAATCGACCAAAACGTAACTCCACAGTTTGTAAGAATTAAGGATTTTTTTGAAAGTGAATACTATCCAAAAACGAGAACAACCCTAGGAGTTTCAGAAACTCAGGGTGGAAAGGAATATTACCAGAACAGAATAAATTATTATACAACAAGTACAGATTATACTGCGGATAAAATTCACCAAATTGGCCTAGATGAAGTAGCAAGGATTAAGTCAGAAATGGAAAAAATCATTGCTGAGCTAGGCTACAAAGGCAGTTTTGAAGATTTCTTTAAATTTTTGAGAACAGATAAACAATTCTACGCCAAAACTCCCAAGGAACTTTTAATGTTGGCTAGGGACATTGCTAAAAGAGTAGATGCTCAATTGCCTAAGTACTTTAAGACTCTACCAAGAAAACCTTACGGTGTTGCTCCTGTACCGGATGCAATTGCGCCTAAATATACTGGCGGGCGTTACGTAGGGACTTCGGCCAACAGTACCGAGCCAGGCTATTACTGGGTTAACACTTATGATTTGCCAAGTAGAACCCTTTATACCCTACCTGCATTAACGGTGCACGAAGCGGTACCTGGTCACCATTTACAAGGTTCACTAAATAACGAACTAGGAGACAAAATCCCGAAGTTTAGAAGAAACCTTTATCTCTCGGCTTACGGAGAAGGATGGGGCCTTTATTGCGAATATCTCGCAGATGATATGGGCATGTATACGACGCCTTATGAGAAATTTGGCCAACTTACCTACGAAATGTGGCGCGCATGTAGATTAGTTGTAGATACAGGAATCCACGCCAAAGGATGGACCCGCGAACAAGTTGTAGATTATATGACCGCAAATACAGCGCTATCATTACATGAAATCAATACTGAAACCGACCGTTATATTTCTTGGCCGGGACAGGCACTTTCCTATAAAATCGGAGAACTTAAGATTAGGGAATTACGTAAAAAGGCCGAAAAAGAGTTAGATACAAATTTCAATATAAGAGAGTTTCATGAAGTTGTGTTGGGCGAAGGAACGGTTACCCTTTCAATCTTAGAAAAACGGGTAAATGATTATATTGAGAAAGCTTTAAACAAAGCTAAGAAGTAA
- a CDS encoding proline racemase — MTSTFICIDAHTCGNPVRLVVEGGPQLIGDDMSAKRQHFIKEFDWIRKGLMFEPRGHDMMSGSILYPPHDQANDFAVLFIETSGCLPMCGHGTIGTITIAIQEGLVKPKTPGKIRMEAPAGLIEIEYKQTENKVDWVKLTNVKSYLAAKDLEIDCPELGTLRFDVSYGGNFYAIVDQQENFSGIQDFSAAEIINFSQILRQKINQKYPNKFIHPENSTIKDVSHMLWTGNVIDAESNGRNAVFYGDKAIDRSPCGTGTSARLAQLHARGKLKKGEEYIHESIIGSKFIGMIEAETKIGNFDAIIPSVKGWAKIYGNNTITIDTDDPYAFGFQVI, encoded by the coding sequence ATGACATCCACCTTTATATGCATAGATGCCCATACTTGCGGTAATCCAGTAAGATTGGTTGTAGAAGGGGGTCCCCAATTAATTGGGGACGACATGAGCGCAAAACGTCAACACTTTATAAAAGAATTCGACTGGATTAGAAAAGGATTGATGTTTGAGCCTCGAGGACACGATATGATGAGCGGCAGTATTCTTTATCCACCCCATGACCAAGCCAATGACTTCGCGGTTTTATTTATAGAAACATCGGGCTGTCTCCCAATGTGTGGGCATGGAACTATCGGTACAATAACCATCGCCATTCAAGAGGGATTGGTTAAACCGAAAACTCCTGGCAAAATAAGAATGGAAGCGCCAGCCGGTTTAATTGAAATTGAATATAAACAAACAGAAAACAAAGTAGATTGGGTAAAACTTACCAATGTAAAAAGTTATTTGGCAGCGAAAGACCTGGAGATTGATTGTCCTGAACTGGGGACTCTGCGCTTCGATGTTTCATACGGTGGGAATTTTTATGCCATCGTTGATCAACAGGAAAACTTCTCTGGAATTCAGGATTTTTCAGCTGCAGAAATCATTAACTTTTCACAAATTCTAAGGCAGAAAATCAATCAGAAATACCCAAATAAATTCATTCATCCAGAAAATAGCACCATCAAGGATGTTTCGCATATGTTATGGACAGGAAATGTAATCGATGCTGAATCAAATGGAAGAAATGCCGTTTTTTACGGCGATAAGGCGATTGATCGTTCTCCTTGTGGTACCGGTACTTCTGCACGATTAGCCCAGCTTCACGCTCGTGGAAAATTAAAAAAAGGAGAAGAATACATTCACGAAAGTATAATTGGTAGTAAATTTATTGGAATGATTGAAGCTGAAACCAAAATAGGTAATTTCGATGCGATTATACCAAGTGTTAAAGGTTGGGCTAAGATTTATGGAAACAATACAATTACGATTGATACAGATGACCCATATGCTTTTGGGTTTCAAGTAATCTGA
- a CDS encoding D-amino-acid dehydrogenase translates to MSKKIVIIGGGIIGLCSAYHLSKAGHEVVVVDQSNMDGGASYVNAGYLSPSHIIPLSAPGVMAKGIKWMMNPASPLYIKPRLDKEFLKWTWAFNKSCNADHVQKSAPVIRDISVLSQELYQEIDKQENFNTHYVKKGLMMLCQTEKAMESEIAMGDLASSLNLENRVIDKKGISEVEPNVEIDAIGAVYYVCDHHTTPSEFMASLKQNLIDKGVTIFKNEKVLDISKKGNSIESITTDKQTLVADEFVLSAGSWSGEWNRKLGTNILMQAGKGYRINSESATGITVPAILSEAKAAITPMHGFTRFAGTMEIAGINTNINKIRVEAIANAVKRYYPSVSITEEEKDNAACGLRPVTPDGLPYIGKSSKINNMVFAAGHAMMGWSMATATGLLVSQIIDNQKTSMPIKSFSPDRSF, encoded by the coding sequence ATGAGCAAAAAAATTGTCATAATCGGCGGGGGTATCATTGGATTGTGCTCCGCATATCATTTGTCTAAAGCTGGGCACGAAGTGGTGGTTGTGGATCAATCTAACATGGATGGTGGCGCCTCTTACGTCAATGCGGGCTATCTTTCCCCTAGTCATATCATTCCTCTTTCTGCGCCTGGGGTTATGGCCAAAGGAATTAAGTGGATGATGAATCCGGCCAGTCCTTTATATATAAAACCACGCCTAGACAAGGAATTCTTAAAATGGACTTGGGCATTCAATAAATCTTGCAACGCTGATCATGTACAAAAATCTGCTCCAGTCATTCGGGACATTTCTGTTCTGAGTCAAGAACTATACCAAGAAATTGATAAGCAAGAAAATTTTAATACGCATTACGTAAAAAAAGGTTTGATGATGCTATGCCAAACCGAAAAGGCGATGGAGTCAGAGATTGCGATGGGTGATTTAGCGAGTTCCCTCAACTTGGAAAATAGAGTGATTGACAAAAAAGGAATTTCCGAAGTAGAACCTAATGTAGAAATCGATGCCATTGGAGCAGTTTATTACGTCTGTGACCACCATACCACGCCTTCTGAGTTTATGGCATCCCTAAAACAAAATCTAATTGACAAGGGCGTAACTATTTTTAAAAATGAAAAGGTCTTAGATATCAGTAAAAAGGGAAATAGTATTGAATCAATTACCACCGATAAGCAAACTTTGGTAGCAGACGAATTTGTTCTTTCTGCAGGGTCATGGAGCGGTGAATGGAACCGAAAACTCGGCACTAACATTTTAATGCAGGCTGGTAAAGGGTATCGGATTAACTCAGAATCTGCAACAGGTATTACGGTACCTGCAATTCTTTCTGAAGCAAAGGCAGCAATAACTCCAATGCATGGTTTTACAAGATTTGCTGGCACCATGGAAATAGCGGGAATCAATACCAACATTAATAAAATAAGGGTTGAAGCTATCGCGAATGCGGTAAAAAGATATTATCCCAGTGTGTCGATAACGGAAGAGGAAAAAGACAATGCTGCCTGTGGTTTGCGTCCTGTAACACCAGATGGATTGCCATATATCGGTAAATCATCTAAGATTAATAATATGGTTTTTGCAGCCGGTCATGCCATGATGGGCTGGAGTATGGCAACTGCTACAGGGCTATTGGTATCTCAAATTATAGACAATCAAAAAACCTCGATGCCAATAAAATCATTTAGTCCAGATCGCTCATTTTGA
- a CDS encoding hydroxylysine kinase /5-phosphonooxy-L-lysine phospho-lyase apoenzyme, with protein sequence MDFQHISISPDEAEEIFFNHYGLRGKATKLAGEIDFNFKIVAAYESKYVLKISRPNADLRYLDFQEKMLTFLKDQDSGLHIPTLLKDKSGNYSSYHKDSAGRERQIRALNFIDGRLWSSVNPKSEDLRFSLGIFSGRLAYLLKDFNHDFAEREFPWDIAQSLWTKEFLPLFNQEERGILEYFHNEFEDNLVEFSTLRKSIIHNDANDNNIIVSPDLLNPKVEAIIDFGDAIFTQSINELAVTCAYAIMDFNDPLDACLPIVRGFNESFKLKEVELAHLYSAIAMRLVISVTKSAINKKEEPDNTYLLISEKSAWNLLKKWRAVSADFAHYSFREACNFSAHPDEEKFKSWAYKQDLKLTDLIPSAPSNKIFHLDLGVGSSWAGHQQELDDLELFDFKINRLQKQHPEKIIAGGYCEPRAIYSSSAYDKLGNSGIESRTIHMGIDFWFPANTAIHAIWDGEVVTAVNDQGNKEYGGLVILKHKLNDFEFYSLYAHNIPQTATQHSIGDFIKKGEKITELGNYPENGNWSPHLHFQVMLSMLDYTIDYPGVVYPKQLKVWKSIIPDSNLLFKNSELNNVVHKTSEGIYEYRKNHLGKSLSLQYKNPLNIVRGSNQYLIDEVGRKYLDTVNNVAHVGHENYRVVKAGQEQMALLNTNTRYLNRNITELAKELAETLPAELSVFHFVNSGSEATELALRMVNTYTNSQEMIVSEVGYHGNTNGSITISSYKFEGKGGKGANHSTHVFPLPDTFRGKYRGENAVQNYIEEVEKMINKIQASGEKVGGLIIEPIISCGGQIELPEGFLKSIYKLVRDAGGLCISDEVQTGCGRMGKTFWGFQLYNVIPDIITIGKPLGNGHPVAAVVCTNEVAERFANGMEYFNTFGGNPVSCRIATEVLRTVKDENLQENARIVGDFLKDELKKLSKEFPIIGDVRGQGLFLGIEFVDENMNALPLQTDYLINRMKDLGILMSSDGKEHNVLKIKPPLTFTVRNAEELLISLSQILKEDYMKIKNL encoded by the coding sequence ATGGATTTTCAGCATATTTCTATTTCTCCCGATGAAGCCGAGGAGATATTTTTCAATCATTACGGCCTACGAGGAAAAGCAACAAAGCTCGCAGGTGAAATAGATTTCAACTTTAAGATAGTAGCTGCCTATGAATCTAAATATGTCTTGAAGATATCTCGTCCCAATGCAGATTTACGATATCTAGATTTTCAGGAAAAAATGCTGACATTTTTGAAAGATCAAGATTCAGGTTTGCACATCCCGACATTGCTCAAAGATAAATCCGGAAACTACAGTTCATACCATAAAGATAGTGCTGGCCGTGAAAGGCAGATTAGAGCACTAAACTTTATCGATGGGCGCTTATGGAGTTCGGTAAATCCAAAATCTGAGGATTTACGATTTAGTCTGGGAATATTCAGCGGAAGGCTTGCGTATCTATTAAAAGATTTTAATCACGATTTTGCTGAAAGAGAATTTCCTTGGGACATCGCTCAGTCTTTATGGACCAAAGAATTTCTTCCCCTTTTTAATCAAGAAGAAAGAGGAATTCTTGAATATTTTCATAATGAATTTGAAGATAATTTGGTTGAATTTTCCACTCTTCGAAAATCGATTATTCATAATGATGCTAACGATAACAATATTATAGTTTCCCCTGATTTACTAAATCCTAAAGTTGAAGCAATCATAGATTTTGGAGATGCCATTTTCACCCAATCCATCAATGAATTGGCGGTTACTTGCGCCTACGCAATCATGGATTTTAATGACCCGTTAGATGCATGTTTACCAATTGTTCGCGGTTTTAATGAATCTTTCAAATTAAAAGAGGTAGAACTTGCTCATCTATATTCTGCTATTGCGATGAGATTGGTGATTTCTGTTACCAAATCGGCGATTAATAAGAAAGAAGAACCAGATAACACCTATTTACTCATCAGTGAAAAATCAGCTTGGAATTTGCTCAAGAAATGGAGAGCTGTGAGTGCAGATTTTGCCCATTATAGTTTTAGGGAAGCCTGTAATTTTTCTGCTCATCCCGATGAAGAAAAGTTCAAAAGTTGGGCATATAAACAGGATTTAAAGCTTACTGATCTTATCCCATCTGCTCCTAGCAATAAAATCTTTCATCTAGACTTAGGCGTTGGTAGTAGCTGGGCTGGGCATCAACAAGAATTAGATGATCTGGAACTATTTGATTTTAAAATAAATCGTCTTCAAAAACAGCATCCCGAAAAGATTATCGCCGGTGGCTATTGTGAGCCCCGTGCTATTTATAGCTCTTCTGCCTACGATAAATTAGGAAACTCCGGAATTGAAAGTAGGACTATCCATATGGGAATCGATTTTTGGTTTCCTGCGAATACGGCAATCCATGCCATTTGGGATGGGGAAGTCGTCACCGCAGTTAATGATCAAGGCAATAAGGAATATGGAGGTTTAGTGATATTGAAACACAAGCTTAACGATTTTGAATTTTATTCTCTTTACGCTCACAATATTCCACAAACCGCTACCCAACATTCCATCGGTGATTTCATAAAAAAAGGAGAGAAAATCACAGAATTAGGTAATTATCCTGAAAATGGAAACTGGTCTCCTCACCTTCATTTTCAGGTGATGTTATCTATGCTAGATTATACTATCGATTATCCTGGTGTGGTTTATCCGAAACAATTAAAGGTCTGGAAAAGTATTATCCCAGATTCCAATCTTCTATTTAAAAATTCGGAATTAAACAATGTCGTTCATAAAACTTCAGAGGGAATTTATGAGTATCGGAAGAATCATCTTGGGAAAAGTCTAAGTCTTCAATATAAAAATCCTTTAAATATTGTGCGAGGGTCCAATCAATATCTCATAGACGAAGTCGGCAGAAAATATTTAGATACGGTGAACAATGTCGCCCACGTGGGACATGAAAATTATAGAGTTGTAAAAGCTGGACAAGAACAAATGGCGCTCTTAAATACCAATACCCGTTACCTTAATAGGAATATTACAGAATTGGCAAAAGAACTGGCTGAAACATTACCCGCAGAACTTTCAGTTTTTCATTTTGTGAACTCGGGTAGCGAAGCGACAGAACTCGCTTTGAGGATGGTCAACACTTATACCAATTCGCAAGAAATGATAGTTTCTGAAGTGGGATATCACGGAAACACCAATGGTTCTATAACCATATCATCTTATAAATTTGAAGGCAAAGGCGGAAAAGGAGCAAATCATTCTACCCATGTTTTTCCTTTACCTGACACTTTTAGAGGAAAATATCGCGGAGAAAACGCAGTCCAAAATTATATTGAAGAGGTTGAGAAGATGATTAATAAAATTCAGGCCAGCGGTGAAAAAGTTGGCGGTTTAATTATTGAGCCGATAATAAGTTGTGGCGGACAGATTGAACTTCCAGAGGGCTTCTTAAAATCAATCTACAAATTGGTGAGAGATGCCGGTGGACTTTGTATTTCTGATGAAGTGCAGACCGGCTGCGGTCGTATGGGCAAAACGTTTTGGGGCTTTCAACTATATAATGTTATACCCGACATTATTACTATAGGAAAACCGTTGGGAAATGGTCATCCTGTTGCTGCAGTCGTATGCACCAATGAAGTTGCGGAAAGGTTCGCCAACGGTATGGAATATTTCAACACTTTTGGTGGCAATCCGGTTTCTTGCAGAATTGCGACGGAAGTTTTAAGAACAGTGAAGGATGAAAACCTTCAAGAAAATGCGAGAATAGTGGGGGATTTTCTAAAAGATGAATTAAAAAAGCTTTCCAAAGAGTTTCCGATAATTGGTGATGTAAGAGGTCAAGGATTGTTTTTAGGAATTGAGTTTGTTGATGAAAATATGAATGCGCTTCCTCTACAAACAGATTATCTAATTAATCGGATGAAAGATTTGGGAATCTTAATGAGCAGTGATGGAAAGGAACACAATGTTCTAAAAATTAAGCCTCCTTTAACTTTTACGGTCAGGAATGCTGAAGAATTACTAATATCTTTAAGCCAAATCCTAAAAGAGGATTATATGAAAATTAAAAATCTATAA
- a CDS encoding Signal transducer regulating beta-lactamase production, contains metallopeptidase domain: protein MIPFILKFSACLALFMLLYKLLFEETSAHSFKRFYLLFAVLVSLSIPIITFTEYIEVPAPTMSFVEEVPQANHEFVAAEKTFQDYLPAILWSIYLLGVAVFTARFLKNLSDIIKKIKQNPRVKDTPFINVLLSDLLAPHTFFNFIFLNRDKYYLNAIPEEVFIHEQTHAKQKHSADILFLEILQIIFWFNPLIYLLRKDIKLNHEFLADRAVLEQGIEHLSYQQLLLEFSSHSNSPEMANAINYSSIKKRFTVMKTKTSKNAFLLRTLMILPLLAFTVYGFSEKKTETIYSNKLNQTEQATTNLENAASKYETPILVLEKNSLKLKLNGQRTSFASLKNDFIKLIDSKKSNLSLSTNDGVKLSLIYQIRDVITTEYLESIILSENGYIINDVHAVTLGDTIIHLTSANDDQIKEYNRLAKKYNEMESDHMMVKKSELERIEYIYNLMTDAQKAKAELYPEVRLPPPPPTAPNPSKSLSGETIIYEDSNIQITTDPLEFNGEEIIAEESPNQNQEYQTGFKIIAGKPHFYVTVNDNTKYYNRKGFEVNSNGVVVSKSQVNSSDVVPGQNISKVYQDDKVVAEFKNNRPGYGDNLRIPTPPPPPPKPKDPIDHLVEMAKKDADFYLEGKSVSSDQAIDALKNNRKLNIETKNSNSAKPKVYITTAPIGSKPLPQDKPILVNGKKPQDYMIVMTQDELLKLNLEIEGSEITSYKLKIPGVKTLMINSNSLDESSKIEVAKAQKGDNLQLFDIKTADGKKNAPIMIQVKE from the coding sequence TGAAGAAGTTCCACAAGCAAACCATGAATTCGTTGCGGCAGAAAAAACATTTCAAGATTATTTACCAGCTATATTATGGAGTATATATTTATTAGGTGTTGCTGTTTTTACGGCACGCTTCCTAAAGAATCTATCTGATATAATTAAAAAGATAAAGCAAAATCCAAGAGTCAAAGACACGCCGTTTATTAATGTACTGTTATCTGATCTGCTTGCACCCCATACCTTTTTCAACTTTATATTTCTTAATCGGGACAAGTACTATTTAAATGCAATTCCTGAAGAAGTCTTTATTCACGAACAAACGCATGCCAAGCAAAAGCATTCTGCAGATATTTTATTTCTAGAGATTCTTCAAATTATATTCTGGTTTAATCCTTTAATCTATTTACTGAGAAAAGACATTAAACTAAATCACGAATTTTTGGCCGATAGAGCCGTTCTAGAGCAAGGAATAGAACATCTTTCTTATCAGCAGTTATTACTTGAATTTTCATCGCATTCCAATTCACCCGAAATGGCGAACGCCATAAATTATTCATCAATCAAAAAACGATTTACAGTCATGAAAACAAAAACTTCAAAAAACGCATTTTTGCTTAGAACCCTTATGATTTTGCCATTGTTGGCCTTTACAGTTTATGGATTTAGTGAGAAGAAAACTGAAACAATCTATTCTAATAAATTAAATCAGACTGAGCAAGCAACAACTAACCTTGAGAACGCGGCAAGTAAGTATGAAACACCCATTTTAGTTCTTGAAAAGAATTCTTTAAAACTAAAGCTTAATGGCCAAAGGACATCATTTGCTTCACTTAAAAATGACTTTATAAAACTGATAGATTCTAAAAAGTCAAATTTATCATTATCAACTAACGATGGAGTTAAGCTTAGTTTAATTTATCAGATAAGAGATGTCATCACGACTGAATACTTGGAAAGCATTATATTATCTGAAAACGGCTATATCATTAATGACGTACACGCTGTAACGCTTGGAGATACCATAATACATCTAACGTCTGCCAACGATGATCAAATCAAAGAGTACAACAGACTTGCAAAAAAATATAATGAGATGGAATCTGATCATATGATGGTTAAGAAATCAGAATTAGAAAGAATCGAATACATCTATAATCTTATGACTGATGCTCAAAAGGCAAAAGCGGAACTGTATCCTGAGGTTCGATTACCTCCTCCTCCACCAACCGCTCCAAACCCATCAAAATCATTGAGCGGGGAAACAATTATTTACGAAGATTCTAATATCCAAATTACCACCGATCCATTAGAGTTTAATGGGGAAGAAATTATTGCTGAAGAATCTCCGAATCAAAATCAAGAGTATCAAACAGGATTTAAGATAATCGCAGGGAAACCTCATTTTTATGTTACTGTTAATGATAATACCAAATATTATAACCGCAAAGGGTTTGAAGTAAATTCAAATGGTGTTGTGGTAAGTAAATCTCAAGTCAATTCTTCGGATGTGGTGCCGGGGCAAAACATTTCCAAGGTTTATCAGGATGATAAAGTCGTTGCAGAATTTAAGAATAACCGACCCGGATATGGCGATAATCTTAGAATTCCTACTCCTCCACCACCTCCTCCAAAACCAAAAGACCCAATAGACCACTTGGTAGAAATGGCGAAAAAAGATGCTGATTTTTACCTAGAGGGAAAATCGGTGTCATCAGACCAAGCAATCGATGCTTTAAAGAATAACAGAAAACTCAACATTGAGACAAAAAATAGCAACAGCGCAAAACCAAAAGTCTATATAACGACCGCTCCTATCGGTTCTAAACCCCTACCACAAGACAAACCAATCTTGGTTAACGGCAAAAAGCCTCAGGATTATATGATTGTTATGACTCAAGATGAATTATTAAAATTAAATCTTGAAATTGAAGGAAGCGAGATTACAAGTTATAAGCTTAAGATTCCGGGTGTAAAAACGCTAATGATAAATTCTAACTCTTTAGACGAATCTTCAAAAATTGAGGTTGCAAAGGCTCAGAAAGGTGATAATCTTCAACTATTCGATATAAAAACTGCCGACGGCAAAAAGAATGCACCAATCATGATTCAGGTAAAAGAATAA